The following nucleotide sequence is from Parambassis ranga chromosome 21, fParRan2.1, whole genome shotgun sequence.
GGCCAACCTGTACTTTTCTGTTTAGGAAGAGCTTCAGCTATAACCATAGGACCGATGATTTCCTTTAAAGAACATGATGTTCTTTAAAGAACATCATTTAGTGTAGcatttattaattaaattacattCAAAAAGCATTTTGTTTTAACCCAGccaaaatataaattaaaatgtaaatttacaTTCAATTATAAAGTAGGCTGATTTGAGTTATAGTAGGTGATGCAAAcgtgccatctagtggtaaaACGTtgtgttgcaaaaaaaaagaaaaaacagtgtCACAAGGATGTTAAGTCTtatagtgtttattattataatataaaatagACAAACACCttcaaacaacaacatgtttttatgttttcagtttttcttcctgtcactgttttgctctgtttcttttttatctgaCTCTTCTTCAGCCTTTTCTGTCTCCTCATGTTCTCTTTCCCcacttttctcctctttctcagtTTCAATCTCAGCTCCATCTCCTTTCCCAGGTCTGTCATCtcctttctgttgtttcttctcACCATcatcctcctttttcttttcatcattATCTGTGTCCTTCAGGCCTGATTTATCTCCCTCCACCACCCTTTCAACATCATCCTTAGTACTTTTAGtgctctctccatctccctctttGGTCACATCATTACCCTCTTCTCCCTGTCCTTGTTTTTTCACCTTTGTAGAAGaaccatcctcctcttcctctccctctgcctcttctcGCTCCCATTCAACCTCACCTCCCACACCTTcccctcttctgtctgtcctttctccctcttcatcttccaTTAGACGAGGCCGCAGCGCTGCAATCTCCCTCTCCAGCTGCTCCACCCTGGCCTGCAGCTTCCGGTTGCTTGACTCTAATTCCACCATAAGTCGAGCCAGTTTTGTTTGTAGAACCTCCAAATTCTTCTCCAGCGTTTTTATCTTGGTTTCAACTTTCACTACCTCGCTCTCTTCCGCTTCCTTACTCTCCTCCAACATGCCCATCTTGGTGAGGATCTGCCGACCTTTTTCCTCCAGGTGGCGTTTGGCTGCAGGAAACTCAGACAGCACATCTGTCAGGTCTTCTTTGGACAAGCTGAACAGGTCAGAGTAGCCAATGCTCCGTATGTTGGCGGTGCGGCGGTTGCCTGACTTGTTACCTAAAAGGAAACAGTGTGTGATTACCATAATATTACCCAACATTGCCAGTAGAATACTGTACAACCAAGGCTAAGCTACCAGGACACAAAAAAATCATTGCTGCCCGCCTGGACACAGCAAGGAAAATGCTGTGAGGACAGATTATTTAGTttagatgttgttgttgtttgtttgttttactacATTCCATCATGAAAATCTTAACACATCTTTAACATGGCAGTCGTAGTATCCTGGCTTGGGTCAATCGTGCTGCATCTCGGCCAAAACAGCTTGCCCACAGTGATGGAACCTAAATTAACATTTTTACTTCGCTGCACCACTTCAGCCCAGCATGCAATTATTCAATATAATCAATTTTATCTGCAGGATTCTAGACTTActctggtttgttgttgttgttgtttttaattagcGTCACTTTGCTTCCAGAGTGGATTTTATCGTCTTTATACTTTACTCATATAATTTAGTTTAGGACGCTTCACAAGCTGGCAAACCATCTGGCATTTTAATCAATCGTCAATAAAATGGCTTAATTAGTTCAGAATAGATTACAATATAAACTTAGTTAATTTCTCTTTAATAACTTTGGATTTTTCActttaaaaagcaaaatgtatccttaaaaagtcaaaacagaaaatgaagacATGCAGTATCTGGACTGGACCACAGGTGGGTGTCAGATACCTACACAGTGGTTCATTCACCtctttttactgtgtgtgttcttcctgTAGAGGACAGGCTCCTTCCATTACTAAAACAATTCATCTGATGTATTTTAAAGGATTAGAATAAAAACTGACTCCTGCCTGAGCTGTAGCTGTTCAGGCCCATTTCTACTTACTTACCTTTGATGTTAAGAATACTAATTTCCCCAAAGAAGTTCCCTTCACTCAGCACAGCAAACTCTGTTACTCCATCATCTGCCACCACGGCCAGTTTGCCCTCTTTGATGATGTACATTTCATGGCCCACATCTCCTTTCTTGCAGACGTACTCTCCAGGACTGAACACCTGACAaacaaattcattaaaaagttGACAATCATTATGTGCATAATTCAAACAGGGAGTATTTAAGCGATGTGTACCCTCCCTGACCTGAGGTGTGAGCTTGAGaaccagctcctccagcagacTTTTCTCACAGTTCTGAAAGATGGTGACTTTGGAGAGCGTGGGAAGGTGAACACTGACAGCGATCTCTGTCCTCATGTGCATAGGAAGCTGCTGCAGGATTTCATTCTCTTTCATGATCTTCTTGTTGATGTACAGATGCTGGTACCAGTTGTCTATGCGCTGTCGAAGCTCCTTGCTTATGTGACGACTGCGCAGGTACGCCTTCACCTGAAAGGACAGAAGTCAAGTCAAGTGTCTGATTTTCACTCCGCTCTCTTCTTTCTCATGGACTTACCACTCACCAGCTCATGGTTGGGGAAGAAGACATTATCACGGTCCCTCATACTGGTGATAACATTACCAACATTCCCAACAACTGATGCAAACACCAGCACTGCAATGAGCAGGTCTGCGATCATAAATAAGTACTCCTCCTCCGTGACTGCCAAAGGGTTGTCTCCCACTGTAGTCAAGATCTCGGCAGAGAACCAGAAGCAGTAACTGTACTGACGGAGCATGGAGGCAAACTCTGGATCGGTGATGTTTGGGTAGACCCAAACGTCACTTCCAAAGCCGATGTAGCTGGACAGTGCAAAGTAGAAGCAAGCATTCCAGTGGATCAGCACAAAGATGTACACCATGAGCTTGGTGATGCGGAAGGTGTTGGGGTAAGAAGTCCTGGTCTCCATGCGATCCAACGCTTCATTGAGTCGTGTCACGCGCAGGAGGCGGTTGATCCTCACCAGAGGAGTTTGGGTGCCGAAGACGAAGTAGAGGAAGTCGGTTGGTAGCAATGAAACCAGGTCTCCCAGGAAGAGTTTAGAGCGCAGGTAGCGCTTCTTTAGCAAAGTCAGGTCCTTGACCAGGATGCCCTGATCCAAGTAACCTGAGGAGGGAAAAGTAATTTAACTTAGAAATAACATAATAGATAATAACTTTAGCTGAATCATTGCATCAGACTTACTGAAGCTGAACATGGTTGTAGTAAAAAATATTTGCAGTCCCGAAATGATATCTGATGTTTCCATTAGGCCAGGGGtgtcaaactcaacttacctggggggccgctgggggtagagtctgggtgaggccgggccgcatcaagtattccacaaaacaaagggtttcaaatattccaaaaaaagtacaactggtccagtcgtctcaatctttattaacaACAGGTCTGACCATGAAGAGTTCTTCAGAACAtagaacctcagaacctcttAGTTCATCATGTTCCAACCATGTGACCaacttgtcaacaaacaccaccagtCATGTGCCTGAGCTATGGTAGCCCATAAgtgataaaacaatataaaacgcACAGGGCAAGACTCGTGTGTGCGGGccacactaacactaaactttgatgtcaagtgggggggcAACAAAATATCAGCCCGTGGACCTCAagtggcccgcgggccgcaagtttgagacccctgcatTAGTCTAATTAGGCTGTTTTGTCTGTTACTGCTCTAACacttcttctttgtgtgtgatttatgtgAACAAATATAACTGTTTTATTATTGAATAAAAGTTAAAAACTCAAAACTTGTCCATACCTGTGTGCAGCTTGATGATAATATCAATAAAATACAGGAGGTCAGAGAGATAGTCCAGCGTGAGCCACACAGGAAGGTAGCTCAGTGCGATCATTGTGAAGCACATCCTTACAAAACACAACCAGTTAAAGGCTGAATGTCAGTTCGTTACAGGTTGAATAACTCTGTGGATGATGTGATATTCATTATATTTCAACCATTTGTTTACCTTAAGATGATGATGACCCAGTTGTAAACGATGGGAAACAGCATGATTTGTA
It contains:
- the cnga4 gene encoding cyclic nucleotide-gated cation channel alpha-4, whose product is MLFPIVYNWVIIILRMCFTMIALSYLPVWLTLDYLSDLLYFIDIIIKLHTGYLDQGILVKDLTLLKKRYLRSKLFLGDLVSLLPTDFLYFVFGTQTPLVRINRLLRVTRLNEALDRMETRTSYPNTFRITKLMVYIFVLIHWNACFYFALSSYIGFGSDVWVYPNITDPEFASMLRQYSYCFWFSAEILTTVGDNPLAVTEEEYLFMIADLLIAVLVFASVVGNVGNVITSMRDRDNVFFPNHELVKAYLRSRHISKELRQRIDNWYQHLYINKKIMKENEILQQLPMHMRTEIAVSVHLPTLSKVTIFQNCEKSLLEELVLKLTPQVFSPGEYVCKKGDVGHEMYIIKEGKLAVVADDGVTEFAVLSEGNFFGEISILNIKGNKSGNRRTANIRSIGYSDLFSLSKEDLTDVLSEFPAAKRHLEEKGRQILTKMGMLEESKEAEESEVVKVETKIKTLEKNLEVLQTKLARLMVELESSNRKLQARVEQLEREIAALRPRLMEDEEGERTDRRGEGVGGEVEWEREEAEGEEEEDGSSTKVKKQGQGEEGNDVTKEGDGESTKSTKDDVERVVEGDKSGLKDTDNDEKKKEDDGEKKQQKGDDRPGKGDGAEIETEKEEKSGEREHEETEKAEED